DNA from Bacteroidota bacterium:
ATTGTAAACTCCTTCTTCCTGCACACTGCCATCCTCATAATATTTTTTGAATGCTCCATGCTGAACACTATCCTTCCAATTTTTTTCTTCAATTACTATTCCTTGCGGACTGTAATTTTTTTCTACTCCGTTCTTTTTTCCATTCATATATGTTTCTTCCGAAATCAAGGCATTAGGTGCATTATAGAATTTCCAGATACTGTCTCGTTTTTCATTAACGTATTTTCCTTCAGCCATTAATATGCCCTCAGGGAAGTAATGTTTTGTTCTGCAGACACTGCTATTTTCAGAAAACATCATGTCAGACTTTAATTCTCCGGTATCATAATAATATTTGAATTCGCCAACCGGTTTGTCGTCTTTGAAGGTTCCCTCATAAATGGGCCTGCCATTTGCATCTTTTTTTATCCACTTACCTTGCTTTTTTCCTTTAGCATCCATTTGGTTAAGAGATGGCTGAGAAAAAATATTGCTTGAGCAAGCCAGACAAACTATAGATAAAAAAATTATTCGAAACATATTAAACGAAGATACGAAGAAAAGGGAGATTGTTTTGTTTTTACCTATAACGATTTACTGAACTCTATTATTGCATTTGCCAAATTACTCCACGATAATTGATTTTTCAGCAATTTTATTTCGTCCTGGAATTTAGATTTCAAATTCTGCAAGAAATAATTTTTAATCGCCTCTGCAATTAGCATTGAATCAGGCAAGTCAATAATTATGCCTGTCTTATTATGGTAGATGGTTTCTTTCAATCCGCCAATATTTGTTGCGATAAGCGGTAATTCAAAATGATAGGCGATAGAAGTTATGCCGCTTTGCGTGGCCGATTTGTAGGGCAGGACACAAACATCCGCTGCAGAAAAAAATAAGGGCACTTCACTATTTGCAATATAGCGGGCGTGCAGAGAAACTTTTTTTTGAATTCCAAGTTTTTCTATCTGCTGATTATATTTTTCAAACGAACCATACACTTCCCCGGCAATCAGAAGCACATATTCATCGCTGAGTTTAGAAACGGCATCAATCAGAAGGTCAAGCCCTTTGTAATCGCGGATGAATCCAAAAAAGAGAATAATTTTCTTCTCCAAAGGAATATTTAATTTTCTTTTTGCTTCATCCTGATTTTGTTTTTCTCCATAATGATTATATATCGGGTGAGGTTGTGTGATAAATTTTGCTTTAGGGTAAATTGATAACAAATCATTTTCTGACTTTTTATTCAGCAATATAAACGCATCATTATGTTTTAAAAAATATTTTGTGAGAGTAGAATCAAAAAATCTTTTTTCATGGGGAATCACGTTGTGCAAAATCGAAATGACTTTCTTTCCTTTTTTCCTCACGTGACGGGCTACGCAACCGAGCGAAGGAGCAAAAAACGGCATCCAGTAACTCATCAACGACAGATCGGAATTATACCTGATAATTTCATTGGCTGTTTTAGAATAAGTAAAAGGATTAAT
Protein-coding regions in this window:
- a CDS encoding toxin-antitoxin system YwqK family antitoxin → MFRIIFLSIVCLACSSNIFSQPSLNQMDAKGKKQGKWIKKDANGRPIYEGTFKDDKPVGEFKYYYDTGELKSDMMFSENSSVCRTKHYFPEGILMAEGKYVNEKRDSIWKFYNAPNALISEETYMNGKKNGVEKNYSPQGIVIEEKNWKDSVQHGAFKKYYEDGSVQEEGVYNTGFLEGEVKFYFPGGKIAMTGMYQHSLKHGKWVQYNNKGQVELVENYNLGDLYGYYAEWYEKDGTPKLKGEYKQGKKNNKWTYFDEKGKLEKDSTFFVGYINGMCTEYYSDGKKKNETNYYLSHPTGKRMEWDENGNVIKEENYKSIDEIKKQMIQEEKEKKKKREE
- a CDS encoding glycosyltransferase; this translates as MKIAFLSPFYPFRGGIAQFSDSLLAGLQEKNEVKTFSFKRQYPGLFFPGSSQYVLKDESQRSVQTEFILDSINPFTYSKTANEIIRYNSDLSLMSYWMPFFAPSLGCVARHVRKKGKKVISILHNVIPHEKRFFDSTLTKYFLKHNDAFILLNKKSENDLLSIYPKAKFITQPHPIYNHYGEKQNQDEAKRKLNIPLEKKIILFFGFIRDYKGLDLLIDAVSKLSDEYVLLIAGEVYGSFEKYNQQIEKLGIQKKVSLHARYIANSEVPLFFSAADVCVLPYKSATQSGITSIAYHFELPLIATNIGGLKETIYHNKTGIIIDLPDSMLIAEAIKNYFLQNLKSKFQDEIKLLKNQLSWSNLANAIIEFSKSL